GTTTCACTGGCAATCCATTCAATGCggccttaatgaaaaatatacaaTTCTTCCCTAGACTAATGGAAGAAATCTCATCAAACACACTAATAGTATGTTTTACCTAACATTTTGgatctaaaacaaaaatcagGAGGTAAAGCTCTGACTTGAACAGAGAAATGGGGCATTCATAGTGAAATTTGCAGTTGCGAATTTCCTACCAACCTGCTCTTGTACACATAATGGccaaccaataaaataaatccgGCAATACATAGAGTCAAAGCCCTTAATTAGTTAAAATCAGAACCGAACCGAATCGACAAGGTGGCACAATCCAAAACTCACCCATCAATTCATGTTTAGAAAGAGGCACTGGAATTGGGTACCACAAGCCTAATCGAAATCCAACTCACTCACAGTTGGGTTGGAGTTGGATTGCATGGAACAATCCACTTACAATGCACCTAAATTGAGATCTACAACTCCGCCACTGATGCATTTCATGcattaaaccttgaaaataCTATTCTTGCTTCAGAAAGCAATATAATATGACGAATGCAATAAAGACAGGTTTAGTCATGCATTCTCAATATATCAAGtaacttaattaatatttaagcaCAAACTGCATTTTAGACTTCCACAAAAGTTTTGAACAAGTATACTGTTTTGGAAGGCAAGAATTATGTACTTCTAACATACCATTACTATCATATCACTTTTTTATTGCCAAGGACATCACCACTTCCACCAGATCAACAGTCACTTATATCACTACCTCAACCATCATCAAACTGAAAGCAGCCACACATATACCGCCAGCACCACCAACACCACAACTACTGTTACCACCAGCACCACCGTTTCCACAACATCAATGCCACCTTTGATTCATGCTTTCATAGTTTAGGAAAGGCATTTGTATAATACCCAAAATGATTTTTGCTTTCATAGCTTAGGAAAGGCATTTAATTTCATGGTACCAAACATGCCTTTTACTTTTCTCTTAGAATTGTTTTTGCCAGGCAGGAGAAGAATTCTCTCTGTACTGCTTACATGGAGATAATACTTTTATTGAAGGGAAAAAGCAAGGATAACGCAGTGAGGTGGGGGTGGCATTCATGGTAGTGCTTGCAGAGCTTGTGGAAACAGAGTGGAATGGCAATAAAAATGGTAAGGAAAGTATGGTTCCAACATGGTTGTAACGAATATGAGGCAGTAGCACACCACAACCACAGTGGTGGAAGAGGTGCATACAGTGGATAACGTCTATGATGGAAGGAAACACATTGGCAATTGTGACAAAAATGGCAAAATAGGCAGCACCAAAGAAGCACTGATGTTGATATTTGTAGTAGTGTCAATACTGGTGATGATTGTGTTACCCAAACAACCAGagttaaaaatacttattcatatatatatatatccttttatttctcttttcttttgcttttgatGAGTAGATGTAATGATCACATTTTACAATACCCTGTCATAATCTATTTGTGAGCGTTGCTTTGCATGATGAAGAGCCATTAGAAATGAATAACTCACAAAAACCAACGTTCTTGACATGGCAAGGGAAACATATAAGGTACATGAACGTACATTCTTTTTCCAATGTCAAATCACCCATTCTAAGGTTGAACAAGCAGACAAATCACAAACAAAACAATACCTTTCCGTTTTACTCAGGTCCAGAACTCCATTGGCAAAGGGAGAAACACTTTTGCTTTTACAatacagataatttttttttatgaaggtAGGACCGAAGCTAGCACTTGTAAGATAATTGAGGTCTATCGGTACAAGACCACATCTTCTCATATCTAAAAGAGAACTGTGACATTTTGTTATGCAAGTTAATAAGATCATTAATGTTGTAAGATGTAAGCCGCCTTCTCAGGTATTGGACAATGTGAAGTTCCCAAAATACTTGATAGTAATGTCAAGGAGTAAGACCAGTGATAATCCGCAAGCAAGATATGTCCTATGctcttgaaataaaataatgattgaAAAAACACGTGCGTGCCTCAAACTACTGCAGCTCTAGTATTATTATAGGCATGACATCAAATACTAGTGAAAAAGATCTATACCTTTAACTCTTTGTTCGTAAGCAGCTCGGTCACGCATCATCAAAGCTCCAGCCTCTCCATTCAAAGGGCTTGATGGATTGGGGTACAGCAGAAGTTGTGGTAGGAATActtcaaatatatttacaagATCTGCAAAACGTGGATGCTAAAGACCATTAACTACAACCTCCTGAACTAGTGAGAGCGAGAGATACtttgattttaatgaaaagGCCCAACTTTTATTACCAAACATGGGGCTCCAGCTTTGATTAATAACATCTAAACAAACTGAACCTGACCTGAAATTAATATCAGACAAGATGGTCAGACTTGTACAAAATTCCTCTTAAACTTAACGAATGTGATAAACTaccaataaagaaaacaaaatacatgTTTTAACATTTATACTCACTTCTCATCAACGTTTGGGTGGTAGATCTTATTAACGAAGCCTATGGAGGGAGATTTATATGGATAAGCATCTGGTAACTCAACTCTTATCCTCCACACACCTCCATGATAAGGACCTGCCAGAATCCATCACATGAATGCAGGAAAAACTCCTGTGCTCAAAACTGTAAAGCTCCATTTCCAGTCTAGCAATAAAACTTCTGAAGCCGTTGAGAACAagaagcaaacaacaaatctacAGATGTTATAAAGAATTCTGTGGGTAATCTTTACAGGGCCAAAACGGTTCTATATTTCAACCAAAAGGCCACAGTATACACAATataga
Above is a genomic segment from Juglans microcarpa x Juglans regia isolate MS1-56 chromosome 1D, Jm3101_v1.0, whole genome shotgun sequence containing:
- the LOC121265156 gene encoding ubiquitin-conjugating enzyme E2 4-like: MSSPSKRREMDLMKLMMGDYKVEMINDGMQEFYVDFNGPSESPYHGGVWRIRVELPDAYPYKSPSIGFVNKIYHPNVDEKSGSVCLDVINQSWSPMFDLVNIFEVFLPQLLLYPNPSSPLNGEAGALMMRDRAAYEQRVKEYCEKYAQPEDIGAAPEEKSSDEELSEDESDSSDEQVAGKADP